The DNA segment ATTTTCCAGTAGTCACAGTCACCCAATAATCTTGACAGAAAATACTGGTATCGATAGAGAACAAAAATCTCGACAAGATGAAGTTAAAAATTTCCCTCTCAAATCTAAACTGACTCTTTCTCAAAGGCTAAAACAAAGGCGTTTTTCCAGCCAACAAAAACAAATTAACTCAGGGATTACTAAACCGAAATTAGTAACAAAAGTAGTTTCTACTACCTCCTCTACCCTGCTGGCTGGACAACAAACTTTTTCTCCGTCTTATTTACAAAATCCTGCGCCACAGGAAAAACTGAAAACCCAGTTACCAATGCTTTTGCAGACCAAAGCAAATCATGTCGGCGCAGCAAAACTCTTAAATATCAGCAGTTGCTCACCACAAACTTGTCAACTGACCAAGCTAACTGGACAGCAGATAGCTCAGGGTAATACTACACAAGACCCTGCTTCTGTTCCTGTACCGGACGAATCAACGCTAGTAGATACTCAAGCACCGACAGATACTCCTGTACCGAACGAATCAGCACCGACAGATACTCCTGTATCGACTGAATCAGCACCAGCAGATACTCAGTCACCAAGAGTTGCACCTGTCCAGACGGAATCAGCGCCAGTCAATACTCAAGCACCTGCGGGTGCTGTAGAAGTGCCGCAAAACCTGATTCCCAATGCCAATCCTCTGCAATTTCCCACCAAACCAGAAGAAGTGACACTCAAGGAGAATCAGCCGATTACCTTGACACAAGCGCTGGAACTGGCACGGCGGAGCAATCGGGATTTACAAGTTTCTTTGTTGGAACTGCAACGCACTCAAGCCTTGCTAAAAGAAGCACAGGCCGCTTTATTACCCAACTTATCTGTCAGTAGTGACGTTACCCGCAGTCAGTCTGCAAGCGGTCAACTTCAGGACGAATTGATTAGTAAGCAGGGAGGAGTTGGCAACAACGATGAACCTGGTACAGCCTTTAATAGCCAAGCACAATTATCCTACGACCTTTATACTTCTGGGAGAAGGAAAGCTGCTATTCAAGAAGCTGAGGAACAGGTACGTTTTAATGAGTTGGATGTAGAGCGCCAGTCAGAAGAAATTCGCCTGAGTGTGACTAGAGCATATTACGACTTGCAACAGGCAGATGAACAAGTCCGTATTGCTCGGTCGGCTGTGGAAAATGCCCAAGCTAGCTTGCGAGATGCGGAAGCCTTAGAAAGGGCTGGGGTGGGTACTAGATTTGATGTGCTGCGATCGCAAGTAAACTTAGCTAATAACACCCAACAGCTAACAAATAACCTGTCTCGGCAACAAACGACTCGTCGTCAACTAGCAACCCTGTTAAGCGTTCCTCAGGCTGTAAATATCAGCGCTGCCGACCCTGTACAATTAGCAGGGCTGTGGAACCAATCCCTAGAACAAAGCATCATCCTCGCCTATCAAAACCGTCCCGAATTGCATCAGCAATTGGCACAAAGAAACATCAGCGAGCAACAACGCCGGCAAGCATTAGCAACCTTGGGGCCACAAGTCAGCTTTGTTGCTAACTACAACCTGCTCGATCAGTTTGATGATGGTGTCGGTCTGACTGACGGTTATTCTGTCGGCGTGAGGGCGACCTTAAACTTGTACGATGGTGGAGCCGCTAGAGCCAGAGCATCCCAAGCTAGAGCTAATATTGCGATCGCCGAAACTCGATTTGCTAGCCAGCGAGACCAAGTCCGCTTCCAAGTAGAGCAGGCCTTTACCAACCAACGCTCCAACTTAGAAAACGTGCAAACTGCCAATGTTGCCTTAGAACAGGCTAGAGAAGCACTGCGTCTAGCGCGGTTGCGTTTCCAAGCTGGTGTAGGCACTCAAACAGATGTGATTAACTCAGAAAATGACTTAACACAAGCTGAAGGTAACAGAATCACGGCAATTCTCGATTACAACCGCGCCTTAGCTGAACTACAACGTGCTGTCACTTCTAGAGCATTAATTAGTAGTCAGTAGTCGGTAGTCAGTAGTCATTAGTCAACGGTCATTAGTCAACGGTCAACTGACTATAAACTATGGACTATGCACTACTGATTATTTACTCATGACTACAGTTACATCACAAGAAATAGCATTGTTTCGCTCTCAATTGGCAGACGATCTGGGGGCAATGGAGGCTTTGGACTTAATTGAGGACTGCGAAGGAGATTTAGAAGATGCGGCGATGACACTAGCCATCAAAGCAGGACAAGAACCAGAACGAGCTAACGCCGAGTGGTTAGATGCTCTGGCGAGAAAGTGGCGTGCTGTTATTTGTGAGCCAGAATTCCGTAGTGCTTTGCTTAACGGCTCAATTACCGAGATGATGGCTCATCTCAAAACCATGCCCACATTTCCGAATATTTTGGCAACACCAGTTTTGATATATATTCTCAAGCAAGGTGTTAATGACTTTTGTGAGCCTTTAGATGCGCTTAAGTGAGGAGGTAGGGGATTGGGGACTGGGTAAATTTTTCTCCCCTGCTCCCCTGCCTCATCTCCTCATTGCCTGCATTGATGGAACAATGACTGATACCCTGGTAATTAGGGCAAAATTTTATCAGATAAATTTTTCTATCAATGAATTACCTTGTAGCCGTATTACCAGATCGCATCCAAGCAGAAGCTGCTTACTTAGCCTTAGAAAGAGAAGGTATTAATAGCACTATCTTAGGTAGAGGATATAAAACTGCTGATGAGTTTGGCTTGATTGATCCCAATCTCCAAGCTAAAAAGCAAGTACAGTTAATGGCATATTGGTTAGTGCCATTCGGCTTTTTCGCCGGTTTTACCTTTAGCTACATCACTGGTTTGAATACCTTCGCCTGGGCGGGTGAAATTGGTAATCACGTTGTTGGCGGTATTTTAGGCGCTGCTAGTGGTGCTATGGGTAGTGTAGTTGTTGGCGGAGGAGTGGGCTTAATTATTGGTGGTGGTGACGCTTTACCTTACCGTAATCGCTTAGATGCAGGTAAATATTTAGTTGTAGTTCAAGGTTCGGAAACTCTGTCTCGCCAAGCAACCCGAATATTGCGTCAGTTTGAGCCAGAAAATATCCAAGGTTACGCTGATACAAGTCCTGTGTGAGGAATTGGGGATTGGAAACTGGGGACTGGGGACTAAGGATTAGGTAAGTATCGGAAGATAACAACCGACAACCAACAACTGACAACTGACAACCGACAACCGACTATATAAAAATGTTGCCACGAGAAGAACTTTTAAAGGGTGTTGAAAATCGAGATAGTGTAG comes from the Nostoc sp. PCC 7120 = FACHB-418 genome and includes:
- a CDS encoding TolC family protein — translated: MKGQHLFYSFLPGVTAAVLTTQPAVAEAMKVSSVQLVPSSSVVATQNSQTLLVDKSQTQLPNATVQIFPDIIPTSGVTTPNLQFSSSHSHPIILTENTGIDREQKSRQDEVKNFPLKSKLTLSQRLKQRRFSSQQKQINSGITKPKLVTKVVSTTSSTLLAGQQTFSPSYLQNPAPQEKLKTQLPMLLQTKANHVGAAKLLNISSCSPQTCQLTKLTGQQIAQGNTTQDPASVPVPDESTLVDTQAPTDTPVPNESAPTDTPVSTESAPADTQSPRVAPVQTESAPVNTQAPAGAVEVPQNLIPNANPLQFPTKPEEVTLKENQPITLTQALELARRSNRDLQVSLLELQRTQALLKEAQAALLPNLSVSSDVTRSQSASGQLQDELISKQGGVGNNDEPGTAFNSQAQLSYDLYTSGRRKAAIQEAEEQVRFNELDVERQSEEIRLSVTRAYYDLQQADEQVRIARSAVENAQASLRDAEALERAGVGTRFDVLRSQVNLANNTQQLTNNLSRQQTTRRQLATLLSVPQAVNISAADPVQLAGLWNQSLEQSIILAYQNRPELHQQLAQRNISEQQRRQALATLGPQVSFVANYNLLDQFDDGVGLTDGYSVGVRATLNLYDGGAARARASQARANIAIAETRFASQRDQVRFQVEQAFTNQRSNLENVQTANVALEQAREALRLARLRFQAGVGTQTDVINSENDLTQAEGNRITAILDYNRALAELQRAVTSRALISSQ